In Janthinobacterium sp. 67, a genomic segment contains:
- a CDS encoding ABC transporter substrate-binding protein, whose translation MKIMTAVAWGTLMSAGFADASAQSCSVPVIKVLAQKSLGLTVMEKTLAEYEKKSGTKVQISYFGENDRRSKARLDASTKAGSYQVYYIDEANVAEFATAGWVVPLLKYLPKDADYEDFLPGRRAVASYKGVAYFAPLIGGSDFLFYRRDLLEKAGIAVPKTLDELVAAVKKMNSPPNVYGWAARGQRGSGMNVWRWAPFMLAAGGKWENNGVPVFNSPQAVKATTLYRELFKYSPPGGATYDWSNALEAFRSGKVAFMIESTPFADWMEDPKKSSVVDKVGYVRPPSPLASAAYGHGLAISATGAKDECTRQAAGKFIAFATGKEQEQARLKDNVFSDYNRSSTINSDYFRKHVKPQIQAGLTDTTPVSRVTIWPSPEWPDIGDNLGVVLEEVFTGTRGDVQSALDEANEYATEVMQRASKRK comes from the coding sequence ATGAAAATCATGACTGCTGTTGCATGGGGCACCCTCATGTCCGCCGGGTTTGCAGACGCCTCGGCGCAAAGCTGCTCGGTGCCCGTGATCAAGGTGCTGGCGCAAAAAAGCCTGGGCCTGACGGTGATGGAAAAGACCCTCGCCGAGTACGAAAAGAAAAGCGGCACCAAGGTACAAATCAGCTATTTCGGCGAAAACGACCGCCGCTCCAAGGCCAGGCTCGACGCTTCCACCAAGGCCGGCTCCTACCAGGTCTATTACATCGACGAAGCCAACGTGGCCGAATTCGCCACGGCCGGCTGGGTCGTCCCCCTGCTCAAATACCTGCCCAAGGACGCCGACTACGAGGACTTCCTGCCGGGCCGCCGCGCCGTCGCCTCGTACAAGGGCGTGGCGTATTTCGCGCCCCTGATCGGCGGCAGCGATTTCCTGTTCTACCGCCGCGACCTGCTGGAAAAGGCCGGCATCGCCGTGCCGAAAACACTCGATGAACTGGTCGCCGCCGTGAAGAAAATGAACAGCCCGCCGAACGTGTATGGCTGGGCGGCGCGGGGCCAGCGCGGCTCGGGCATGAATGTGTGGCGCTGGGCGCCGTTCATGCTGGCCGCCGGCGGCAAGTGGGAAAACAATGGCGTGCCGGTCTTCAATTCGCCGCAGGCCGTGAAAGCCACCACCCTGTACCGCGAACTGTTCAAGTATTCGCCGCCCGGTGGCGCCACCTACGACTGGAGCAATGCGCTCGAAGCGTTCAGGTCGGGCAAGGTGGCTTTCATGATCGAGTCGACGCCGTTTGCCGACTGGATGGAAGACCCGAAAAAATCCTCGGTGGTCGACAAGGTCGGCTACGTGCGTCCGCCATCGCCGCTGGCGTCGGCCGCGTATGGCCACGGCCTGGCCATCTCCGCCACCGGCGCGAAAGATGAATGCACGCGCCAGGCGGCGGGCAAGTTCATCGCCTTCGCCACGGGCAAGGAGCAGGAGCAGGCGCGCCTGAAGGACAACGTCTTCAGCGACTACAACCGCAGCAGCACCATCAACAGCGACTACTTCCGCAAGCACGTCAAGCCGCAGATCCAGGCGGGCCTGACGGACACCACGCCCGTCTCGCGCGTCACCATCTGGCCCAGCCCCGAGTGGCCGGACATCGGCGACAACCTGGGTGTCGTTTTGGAGGAAGTGTTTACGGGCACGCGTGGCGACGTGCAAAGCGCGTTGGATGAGGCGAATGAGTATGCGACCGAG
- a CDS encoding ABC transporter permease, which yields MRSTVPTFMPPLSKLGPVIALLAACVFFASQSDRFLSSQNFSLILQQVMVVGIIAIGQTLIILTAGIDLSCGMAMALGSVIMTKFAVDLGMNPYLAIGCGIAVTVLIGFINGALVTSIKLPAFIVTLGTMNIAFAVTQLYSQAQTVTGLPEAMGFFGNTFQLGQATFTYGTVLMLGMYVLTWLYLRETAPGRHLYAVGNNPEAARLTGIATNKVLLGVYMIAGMCYGIAALMSVARMGVGDPQGGQTDNLDSITAVVLGGTSLFGGRGSIMGTLVGVLIVGVFRNGLTLMGVSSVYQILVTGILVILAVATDQLTHKKG from the coding sequence ATGCGTTCCACCGTTCCGACATTTATGCCGCCGCTCTCTAAACTGGGTCCGGTCATTGCCCTGCTCGCCGCCTGCGTGTTCTTTGCGTCGCAAAGCGACCGCTTCCTCAGCAGCCAGAATTTTTCCCTGATCTTGCAGCAAGTCATGGTCGTCGGCATCATCGCCATCGGCCAGACCCTGATCATCCTGACCGCCGGCATCGACCTGTCCTGCGGCATGGCCATGGCCCTGGGCTCGGTCATCATGACCAAATTCGCCGTCGACCTCGGCATGAACCCCTATCTCGCGATCGGGTGCGGCATCGCCGTCACCGTGCTGATCGGCTTCATCAACGGCGCGCTGGTCACCTCGATCAAGCTGCCGGCGTTTATCGTCACGCTGGGCACGATGAACATTGCCTTCGCCGTCACGCAGCTGTACTCGCAGGCCCAGACCGTCACCGGCCTGCCGGAAGCGATGGGATTTTTCGGCAACACCTTCCAGCTCGGCCAGGCCACCTTTACCTACGGCACCGTGCTGATGCTGGGCATGTACGTGCTGACCTGGCTGTACCTGCGCGAGACCGCGCCCGGCCGCCACCTCTACGCCGTCGGCAACAATCCGGAAGCGGCCCGCCTGACCGGCATCGCCACGAATAAAGTTTTGCTGGGCGTCTACATGATCGCCGGGATGTGCTACGGCATCGCCGCGCTGATGTCCGTGGCGCGCATGGGCGTGGGTGACCCGCAGGGCGGCCAGACCGACAACCTCGACAGCATCACCGCCGTCGTGCTCGGCGGCACCAGCCTGTTCGGCGGGCGCGGCTCGATCATGGGCACCCTGGTCGGCGTGCTGATCGTCGGCGTGTTCCGCAACGGCCTGACTTTGATGGGCGTGTCCTCGGTGTACCAGATCCTGGTGACGGGCATCCTGGTCATCCTGGCCGTGGCCACCGATCAACTGACACACAAGAAAGGTTGA
- a CDS encoding GNAT family N-acetyltransferase: protein MSGAVTVIETSRLRLRTASVDDGAFFLGLVNEPTWLATIGDRHIHTVDAARAALETGPIAQQQELGYSFYIVEHRGDGVAIGMCGLIKRATMPGPDIGYALLPAYCGQGLAWEAAASVLRHARDVLCLPAVYGLVSPQNQPSINLINKLGLRFERFSRQPIVGKDINIYRKSFP, encoded by the coding sequence ATGAGCGGCGCTGTCACTGTGATCGAGACGTCCCGTCTGCGTCTGCGTACCGCCAGCGTCGATGATGGGGCGTTTTTCCTCGGGCTGGTGAACGAGCCGACCTGGCTGGCCACCATCGGCGACCGCCACATCCACACCGTGGACGCGGCGCGCGCGGCGCTGGAAACGGGCCCGATCGCGCAGCAGCAGGAACTCGGCTACTCTTTCTATATCGTCGAGCACCGTGGCGATGGCGTGGCGATCGGCATGTGCGGCCTGATCAAGCGCGCCACCATGCCGGGTCCCGATATCGGCTACGCGCTGCTGCCCGCGTACTGCGGCCAGGGCCTGGCCTGGGAGGCGGCAGCTAGCGTGCTGCGCCATGCGCGCGACGTGCTGTGCCTGCCGGCGGTGTATGGCCTTGTGTCGCCGCAGAACCAGCCTTCGATCAACCTGATCAACAAGCTCGGTTTGCGCTTCGAACGCTTTTCGCGCCAGCCCATCGTTGGCAAGGACATCAATATCTATCGCAAGAGTTTTCCTTAA
- a CDS encoding ROK family transcriptional regulator, protein MPDSFTEEAPAPQAAINDVPWLQPRGSNQMGMSQFNERVVLQAVRLHGSMPKADLARLTNLSTQTVSLIINRLLDDGLVSKRAPVRGKVGQPSVPIMLNPDGAFSIGIKIGRRSLDVLLVDFVGKTRERLSFPYSFPVPDTVFGQIESALTSMAVLLGPKLLPRLCGVGIAAPLGLGGWQNLLEMAPEQANAWDSIDIGQRVQTMTALPVEFAKDTAAACVAELVLGRGRSIKNFLYIFVDIFIGGGLVINSHLHSGLHGNAGAVGSLPLGMATAGARHPPGQLLGDASLFNLEQLYTLAGLDPAAAHDGRALQEPFITHTVAWLDDAARAIALSITSATCLLDLEGVIIDGSFDRGLLEQLLVQVERALECYSWEGIARPQVLGGTVGSDARAVGGAFLPLYAHFAPDRDLFLK, encoded by the coding sequence ATGCCAGACAGCTTTACCGAAGAGGCGCCCGCGCCGCAAGCAGCCATCAATGATGTGCCATGGCTGCAGCCGCGCGGCTCGAACCAGATGGGCATGAGCCAGTTCAACGAGCGGGTGGTGCTGCAGGCCGTGCGCTTGCACGGCAGCATGCCGAAGGCCGACCTGGCCCGGCTGACCAACCTGAGCACGCAAACGGTTTCCCTGATCATCAACCGCCTGCTGGACGACGGCCTGGTCAGCAAGCGCGCGCCCGTGCGCGGCAAGGTCGGCCAGCCGTCGGTGCCCATCATGCTCAATCCGGACGGCGCCTTCTCGATCGGCATCAAGATCGGCCGGCGCAGCCTCGACGTGTTGCTGGTCGATTTCGTCGGCAAGACGCGCGAGCGCCTGTCGTTTCCCTATTCCTTTCCCGTCCCCGACACCGTGTTCGGCCAGATCGAGTCGGCGCTCACAAGCATGGCCGTGCTGCTGGGACCGAAGTTGCTGCCGCGCCTGTGCGGCGTCGGCATCGCCGCGCCGCTGGGCTTGGGCGGCTGGCAGAATCTGCTCGAGATGGCGCCGGAGCAGGCCAACGCGTGGGACAGCATCGACATCGGCCAGCGCGTGCAAACGATGACGGCGTTGCCGGTCGAGTTCGCCAAGGATACGGCCGCCGCCTGCGTCGCCGAACTGGTGCTGGGGCGCGGGCGCAGCATCAAGAACTTCCTGTACATCTTCGTCGACATCTTCATCGGCGGCGGCCTGGTCATCAACAGCCATTTGCACAGCGGCCTGCACGGCAACGCCGGCGCGGTCGGCTCCTTGCCGCTCGGCATGGCCACGGCCGGCGCCAGGCATCCGCCGGGCCAGTTGCTGGGCGACGCTTCCCTGTTCAACCTCGAGCAGTTGTACACCCTGGCCGGGCTGGACCCGGCCGCCGCCCACGACGGGCGCGCGCTGCAGGAACCGTTCATCACGCACACCGTGGCATGGCTCGACGACGCGGCGCGGGCCATCGCACTGAGCATCACCAGCGCCACCTGCCTGCTCGACCTGGAGGGGGTGATTATCGACGGCTCCTTCGACCGCGGCCTGCTCGAACAGTTGCTGGTCCAGGTCGAGCGCGCGCTGGAATGCTATAGCTGGGAGGGCATCGCCCGGCCGCAGGTGCTCGGCGGCACCGTCGGCTCCGACGCGCGCGCCGTGGGCGGCGCCTTCCTGCCCCTGTACGCGCATTTCGCGCCAGACCGCGACCTGTTCCTCAAGTAA
- a CDS encoding ATP-binding cassette domain-containing protein: MNMKTHVQAVFQARGLVKRYGSVTALDGTDFDLLPGEILAVIGDNGAGKSSLIKALSGALVPDEGEMLLDGKPLHLKSPIDARRYGIETVYQDLAVAPAMTIAENLFLGRELLRKGMLSRFLRLIDKKSMLAEAEAHMRDLKIGIRSMKQAVGTLSGGQRQGVAVARSTAFARHVVILDEPTAALGVKEGNMVLELIRNVRERGLPVILISHNMPHVFEIADRIHVQRLGKRVAVLNPKHISMSDTVAVMTGAKSAEDFPEEAHA, from the coding sequence ATGAACATGAAAACGCATGTGCAAGCCGTATTCCAGGCCCGCGGCCTGGTCAAGCGCTACGGCAGCGTGACCGCGCTCGACGGCACCGATTTTGATTTGTTGCCGGGCGAGATACTCGCCGTGATCGGCGACAACGGCGCCGGCAAATCCTCGCTGATCAAGGCCCTGTCAGGCGCCCTCGTCCCGGACGAAGGCGAGATGCTGCTCGACGGCAAGCCACTCCACCTCAAGTCGCCGATCGACGCCCGCCGCTACGGCATCGAGACGGTGTACCAGGACCTGGCGGTGGCGCCGGCCATGACGATCGCCGAGAACCTGTTCCTCGGCCGCGAACTGCTGCGCAAGGGCATGCTGTCGCGGTTTTTGCGCCTGATCGACAAGAAGAGCATGCTGGCCGAGGCGGAAGCCCATATGCGCGATTTGAAAATCGGCATCCGTTCGATGAAGCAAGCCGTCGGCACCCTGTCGGGCGGCCAGCGCCAGGGCGTGGCCGTGGCGCGCAGCACGGCGTTTGCCAGGCATGTCGTGATACTTGATGAACCAACCGCCGCACTCGGCGTAAAGGAGGGCAATATGGTACTGGAACTGATACGCAACGTGCGCGAGCGCGGCCTGCCGGTGATTTTGATCAGCCACAACATGCCGCACGTGTTCGAAATCGCCGACCGCATCCACGTGCAACGCCTGGGCAAGCGCGTCGCCGTGCTGAACCCGAAGCACATCAGCATGTCCGACACCGTGGCGGTGATGACGGGCGCCAAGAGCGCCGAAGACTTTCCGGAGGAAGCCCATGCTTAA
- a CDS encoding sugar ABC transporter substrate-binding protein yields MNVKQCIALAILTAAGGAAMAEEAIVGLITKTDTNPFFVKMKEGAQQRAKLKGAKLLTAAGRADGDNAGQVTAIENMVAAGAKAIMITPSDSKAIVPAIKKARAAGVLVIALDSPTEPHDATDALFATDNYKAGLLIGQYAKAAFAGKPVKIAMLDLFPGHPVGIARHNGFLAGYGAPGISAKTVGPAKTADVVCMADSFGDQGKGQTAMENCLQKNPDINLVYTINEPAAAGAYKALKALGKEKNVMIVSVDGGCAGVRDVKAGVIAATAQQYPLNMAGLGVEAGVEYAKNGKKASGYVDTGVTLISDKQQAGVESRDTTFGLNSCWGK; encoded by the coding sequence ATGAACGTCAAACAATGCATCGCACTGGCTATCCTGACGGCAGCCGGCGGCGCCGCCATGGCCGAGGAAGCAATCGTCGGCCTGATCACCAAGACCGATACCAACCCCTTCTTCGTGAAGATGAAAGAAGGCGCGCAGCAACGCGCAAAGCTGAAGGGCGCCAAGCTGTTGACGGCGGCCGGGCGCGCCGACGGCGACAACGCCGGCCAGGTCACGGCGATCGAGAACATGGTGGCCGCCGGCGCCAAGGCGATCATGATCACGCCGAGCGATTCGAAAGCCATCGTGCCGGCCATCAAGAAGGCGCGCGCGGCCGGCGTGCTGGTGATCGCCCTCGACAGCCCGACCGAGCCGCATGACGCCACCGATGCGCTGTTCGCCACCGACAACTACAAGGCCGGCTTGCTGATCGGCCAATACGCCAAGGCCGCCTTCGCCGGCAAGCCCGTCAAGATCGCCATGCTGGACTTGTTCCCCGGCCATCCGGTGGGGATAGCCCGCCACAACGGTTTCCTGGCCGGCTACGGCGCGCCGGGCATCAGCGCCAAGACGGTCGGGCCGGCGAAAACCGCCGACGTGGTGTGCATGGCGGACAGCTTCGGCGACCAGGGCAAGGGCCAGACGGCGATGGAAAACTGCCTGCAGAAAAATCCCGACATCAATCTCGTGTACACCATCAACGAACCGGCCGCCGCCGGCGCCTACAAGGCGCTCAAGGCCCTGGGCAAGGAAAAGAACGTGATGATCGTTTCGGTCGACGGCGGCTGCGCCGGCGTGCGCGACGTCAAGGCCGGCGTCATCGCGGCGACGGCGCAGCAGTATCCGCTGAACATGGCAGGCCTGGGCGTCGAAGCCGGCGTCGAGTACGCCAAGAACGGGAAGAAGGCCAGCGGCTACGTCGACACCGGCGTCACCCTGATCAGCGACAAGCAGCAAGCGGGCGTCGAGAGCCGCGACACGACGTTCGGCCTGAACTCCTGCTGGGGTAAATAA
- a CDS encoding RbsD/FucU family protein, whose translation MLKGIDPLLSPELLKILCEMGHGEEIVLVDANFTSQTLGQGKPLVRLPGIGLQRASAALLSVFPLDAMVDQPVAFMKVCHTADGYLSALQRTMLEQIAASGAATPEQCEAVERFAFYERVKGAYAIVQTGEMQPYANFLFKKGVISDPLAG comes from the coding sequence ATGCTTAAGGGAATCGATCCGCTGCTCAGCCCGGAATTGCTGAAGATCCTGTGCGAAATGGGCCATGGCGAGGAAATCGTGCTGGTCGATGCCAACTTCACCAGCCAGACCCTGGGCCAGGGCAAGCCGCTGGTGCGCCTGCCCGGCATCGGCCTGCAGCGCGCCAGCGCGGCGCTGCTGTCGGTGTTTCCGCTCGACGCCATGGTGGACCAGCCGGTCGCCTTCATGAAGGTATGCCACACCGCCGACGGCTATCTGTCGGCGCTGCAGCGCACCATGCTCGAGCAGATCGCCGCCAGCGGCGCCGCCACGCCCGAGCAATGCGAGGCGGTCGAGCGCTTCGCCTTCTACGAACGCGTCAAGGGCGCCTACGCCATCGTGCAGACCGGCGAAATGCAACCGTACGCCAATTTCCTGTTCAAGAAGGGTGTGATCAGCGATCCGCTGGCGGGCTGA
- a CDS encoding glycoside hydrolase family 32 protein has protein sequence MSKHFPVLASCLTTLLVGCSGGNDSDSGPPQSSHLETYRPQLSYTAAKNWLNDPNGLVYHDGEYHLFYQYNPNGNTWGDMSWGHAVSTDLLHWNELPVALTAEKDAGGKLTQMFFSGSVVVDTNNISGLGSAGNPAMVAVYTSVYPQGKTLANGQVLAPNTQAQSIAYSLDRGRTWTQYAANPVIAAPPAPFETEGQNFRDPKVFWYAPEQKWVMVAVASEKHQALLFSSKNLRDWTYMSAFGPANAVGGIWECPDLFELPVDGDASKRKWVMNININPGSVAGGSGAHYFVGKFDGTRFVADASSVIDKKPPTGTVYQDFEAASFDATGWTSTGDFAGKTPVVPSHGVADNQGSQLLDTYRLGKDDGATGTLTSPAFTVTSKYINLMVGGGRHPRLAGAGDGTVPAGTLLFPGAGFEGPANATYADLGWTPAGDLVGQKVAAGSDADRQAAAGKLGAGVFNSFFGAGDTPKGSLTSPTFTISRAYINFLIGGGNHPYDSPNPTAVVLKVNGKVVRSATGAESELNWTNWDVREFAGQQAQIVIIDDNDGAWGHLLADVFEASDQPAKPVSDETTVNLLVNGQVVKSATGANSETLNWRSWNVDAYRGKSAQIQVVDNNTGGWGHILVDHIVFSDSAKEEANWLDYGADFYAAVTWNGIPDGKRIGLGWMSNWDYAGNTPTTPWRSAQTFAREFTLRTIAGQARLVQQPVDNFSTLRSKALYSAQDRSVAAGVQALAISPAPGQALDIVARFQPGSATGFGLKVRTGANGEETVIGYDAVAGEVYIDRSKSGDASFKASFAARHTAPLPLRTGTVDLRIVVDTSSVMVFAGNEVVLTDQIFPQPSSNGVALFAVGGAATLKDLTIWPLKSIWARR, from the coding sequence ATGTCAAAGCACTTCCCTGTTCTCGCCTCTTGCCTTACCACCCTGCTGGTGGGCTGCAGCGGCGGCAACGACAGCGACAGCGGACCGCCGCAGTCCAGCCACCTGGAAACCTACCGTCCCCAGCTCTCGTACACCGCCGCCAAAAACTGGCTGAACGATCCGAACGGACTGGTCTATCACGACGGCGAATACCACCTGTTCTACCAGTACAACCCGAACGGCAATACCTGGGGCGACATGTCCTGGGGCCACGCCGTCAGCACCGACCTGCTGCACTGGAACGAGCTGCCCGTCGCCCTGACGGCCGAAAAAGACGCCGGCGGCAAGCTCACGCAAATGTTCTTCTCCGGCAGCGTGGTGGTGGACACCAACAATATCAGCGGCCTTGGCAGCGCCGGCAATCCTGCCATGGTGGCCGTCTACACCAGCGTGTACCCGCAAGGAAAAACGCTGGCCAACGGCCAGGTGCTCGCCCCCAATACCCAGGCCCAGTCCATCGCCTACAGCCTGGACCGTGGCCGCACGTGGACGCAGTACGCCGCCAACCCGGTGATTGCCGCGCCACCGGCCCCGTTTGAAACCGAAGGGCAGAATTTCCGCGATCCCAAAGTCTTCTGGTATGCGCCGGAGCAAAAATGGGTCATGGTTGCGGTGGCCTCGGAGAAGCACCAGGCGCTGCTGTTCTCATCCAAGAACCTGCGCGACTGGACCTACATGAGCGCCTTTGGCCCGGCCAACGCGGTCGGCGGCATCTGGGAATGTCCTGACCTGTTCGAGCTGCCCGTCGATGGCGACGCCAGCAAACGCAAATGGGTAATGAACATCAACATCAACCCCGGCTCGGTGGCCGGTGGTTCCGGGGCGCATTATTTTGTGGGGAAATTCGACGGTACGCGCTTTGTGGCCGACGCCAGCAGCGTGATCGACAAGAAGCCCCCCACGGGCACCGTCTACCAGGACTTTGAAGCGGCCAGCTTCGATGCCACCGGCTGGACCTCGACGGGCGACTTTGCGGGCAAGACGCCCGTGGTCCCCTCGCATGGCGTGGCCGACAACCAGGGCAGCCAGTTGCTCGACACCTACCGGCTGGGCAAGGATGACGGCGCCACGGGCACGCTCACCTCGCCCGCCTTTACCGTCACCAGCAAGTACATCAATCTGATGGTCGGCGGCGGGCGCCATCCGCGACTGGCCGGTGCGGGCGACGGCACGGTGCCTGCGGGAACCCTGCTGTTCCCGGGCGCCGGTTTTGAAGGCCCGGCCAATGCCACCTACGCCGACCTGGGCTGGACGCCCGCCGGCGACCTGGTGGGGCAAAAGGTTGCCGCCGGAAGCGACGCCGACCGGCAAGCGGCAGCCGGCAAGCTGGGCGCGGGTGTGTTCAATTCCTTCTTCGGGGCTGGCGACACGCCCAAGGGCAGCCTGACGTCGCCCACCTTCACCATCTCCAGGGCCTATATCAACTTCCTCATCGGCGGCGGCAACCATCCCTATGACAGCCCCAATCCGACGGCGGTGGTGCTCAAGGTCAACGGCAAGGTCGTGCGCAGCGCCACCGGGGCGGAATCCGAACTGAACTGGACAAACTGGGACGTGCGCGAGTTCGCCGGACAGCAGGCCCAGATCGTCATCATCGACGACAACGACGGGGCCTGGGGACACCTGCTTGCCGACGTGTTCGAGGCCTCGGACCAGCCGGCCAAGCCCGTCAGCGATGAAACGACGGTCAACCTGCTGGTCAACGGCCAGGTGGTCAAAAGCGCAACCGGCGCCAATTCGGAAACCCTGAACTGGCGCAGCTGGAACGTGGACGCCTACCGGGGCAAGAGCGCGCAGATCCAGGTGGTGGACAACAACACGGGCGGCTGGGGCCATATCCTGGTCGACCATATCGTCTTTTCGGACAGCGCCAAGGAAGAAGCCAACTGGCTCGACTACGGCGCCGACTTCTATGCCGCCGTGACCTGGAACGGCATACCCGATGGCAAGCGCATCGGCCTGGGCTGGATGAGCAACTGGGACTACGCTGGCAACACGCCCACCACCCCATGGCGCAGCGCCCAGACCTTCGCCCGGGAATTCACGCTGCGCACCATAGCCGGCCAGGCGCGGCTGGTGCAGCAGCCGGTGGACAACTTCAGCACACTGCGCAGCAAAGCGCTGTACAGCGCCCAGGACCGTTCCGTGGCCGCCGGCGTGCAAGCGCTGGCTATCTCTCCCGCCCCGGGCCAGGCCCTGGACATCGTGGCCAGGTTCCAGCCGGGCAGCGCCACCGGTTTTGGCCTGAAGGTGCGCACCGGCGCGAATGGCGAAGAAACCGTCATCGGCTATGACGCGGTGGCCGGCGAGGTCTACATCGACCGCAGCAAATCGGGCGACGCCAGCTTCAAGGCCAGCTTTGCCGCCCGCCATACCGCCCCGCTGCCCCTGCGCACCGGCACGGTGGACCTGCGCATCGTGGTCGATACCTCGTCGGTAATGGTATTTGCGGGCAACGAGGTGGTGTTGACCGACCAGATCTTTCCGCAACCATCCAGCAACGGCGTCGCGCTGTTCGCCGTGGGCGGCGCGGCAACGCTGAAAGATCTGACGATATGGCCTTTGAAGTCGATCTGGGCCAGGCGCTAA
- a CDS encoding GNAT family N-acetyltransferase — MKEIDIRPACEADFDAMWPIFQTLVAGGDTYPFPADTTREACHAYWFGPGVQSFVAVMGSERLLGMYKLVANQPGHGSHVANASFMVDPAAQGVGVGRLLGVHCMEEARRAGYLAMQFNFVVSTNLAAVTLWKKLGFTVVATLPLAYRHAQLGYVDAYVMYQLLTDPMQWPA; from the coding sequence TTGAAAGAAATTGATATCCGCCCGGCCTGCGAAGCCGACTTCGACGCCATGTGGCCGATCTTCCAGACCTTGGTGGCCGGCGGCGACACCTATCCCTTCCCCGCCGACACGACGCGCGAAGCATGCCACGCCTACTGGTTCGGTCCCGGCGTGCAAAGCTTTGTCGCCGTGATGGGCAGCGAGCGCCTGCTGGGCATGTACAAGCTGGTGGCGAACCAGCCTGGCCATGGTTCGCACGTGGCCAATGCCTCGTTCATGGTCGACCCGGCCGCGCAGGGCGTCGGCGTGGGCCGCCTGCTGGGCGTGCACTGCATGGAAGAAGCGCGCCGCGCGGGCTACCTGGCGATGCAGTTCAATTTCGTCGTCAGCACCAACCTGGCCGCCGTCACCCTGTGGAAAAAACTGGGCTTCACGGTTGTCGCCACCTTGCCGCTGGCCTACCGCCACGCGCAGCTCGGCTATGTCGACGCCTACGTGATGTACCAGCTGCTGACCGACCCGATGCAGTGGCCGGCATGA
- a CDS encoding amidohydrolase family protein produces MDLVIRNVSLPDGRRAIDIAIEGGRIAAVGPALPVRGAQEIDAAGDLVTPPFVDAHFHMDATLSYGLPRVNASGTLLEGIALWGELKPQLTQDALIERALQYCDWAVARGLLAIRSHVDICDPRLLAVEALLDVKRQVAPYLDLQLVAFPQDGILRSAGAFDNLKRAIAMGVDVVGGIPHFERTMADGAESVRLLCEFACERGLMVDMHCDESDDPLSRHIETLAFHSQRLGMQGRVTGSHLTSMHSMDNYYVSKLLPLIREAGVAAIANPLINITLQARHDTYPKRRGMTRVPEMLAAGIPVAFGHDCVMDPWYSLGSGDMLEVAHMGLHVAQMTGQQAMHDCFLAVTETPATILGLDGYGIAPGCHADLLILDCGSTVEALRLRAARRLVLRRGKIVSEAPRAQSRLHLPGRPDSVNFRLGR; encoded by the coding sequence ATGGACCTTGTCATCCGCAATGTCAGCCTGCCCGACGGGCGCCGCGCCATCGATATCGCCATCGAGGGCGGCCGCATCGCCGCCGTCGGCCCCGCCTTGCCCGTGCGGGGCGCGCAAGAGATCGACGCCGCCGGCGACCTCGTCACGCCGCCGTTCGTCGACGCCCACTTCCACATGGACGCCACGCTCAGCTATGGCTTGCCGCGCGTGAACGCGTCCGGCACCCTGCTCGAAGGCATCGCGTTGTGGGGCGAACTGAAACCGCAGCTGACGCAGGATGCGCTGATCGAACGGGCCTTGCAGTATTGCGACTGGGCCGTGGCGCGCGGCTTGCTGGCCATCCGCTCGCACGTGGATATCTGCGATCCGCGCCTGCTGGCCGTGGAAGCGCTGCTCGACGTCAAGCGGCAAGTGGCGCCGTATCTCGATTTGCAGCTGGTGGCCTTTCCGCAGGACGGCATCCTGCGCAGCGCCGGCGCCTTCGACAATCTGAAACGCGCGATCGCCATGGGCGTCGATGTGGTGGGCGGCATCCCGCATTTCGAGCGCACCATGGCCGACGGCGCGGAATCCGTGCGCCTGTTGTGCGAATTCGCCTGCGAGCGGGGCCTGATGGTCGACATGCATTGCGACGAGTCGGACGACCCGCTGTCGCGCCACATCGAAACCCTGGCCTTCCACAGCCAGCGCCTTGGCATGCAGGGCAGGGTGACGGGTTCGCACCTGACGTCCATGCATTCGATGGACAATTATTATGTGAGCAAGCTGCTGCCGCTGATCCGCGAGGCGGGCGTGGCGGCCATCGCCAATCCCCTCATCAACATCACCCTGCAGGCGCGCCACGATACGTATCCGAAGCGGCGCGGCATGACGCGCGTGCCCGAAATGCTGGCCGCCGGCATCCCCGTCGCGTTTGGCCACGACTGTGTGATGGACCCGTGGTACAGCCTCGGTTCGGGCGACATGCTGGAAGTGGCGCACATGGGGCTGCACGTGGCGCAGATGACGGGCCAGCAAGCGATGCACGACTGCTTCCTGGCCGTCACCGAGACGCCGGCGACCATCCTGGGTCTCGACGGCTACGGCATCGCGCCGGGCTGCCATGCGGATTTGCTGATCCTCGATTGCGGCAGCACCGTGGAAGCGCTGCGTCTGCGCGCGGCGCGGCGCCTGGTGCTGCGCCGCGGGAAAATCGTCAGCGAGGCGCCGCGCGCGCAATCGCGCCTGCACTTGCCGGGGCGTCCGGACAGCGTGAACTTCCGCCTGGGCCGCTGA